In Schistocerca serialis cubense isolate TAMUIC-IGC-003099 chromosome 3, iqSchSeri2.2, whole genome shotgun sequence, the following proteins share a genomic window:
- the LOC126469747 gene encoding growth arrest and DNA damage-inducible proteins-interacting protein 1, translated as MYLANTFHCVVKKGYERCLFKAVRQFSTEAVDDSVIRQAGIIDDSDDSTNYEEYIEMKRNKSRLLPQHHNILHNKVPYSSSKGWFHDTVKYKRRLYGRYGSISAVNPGVMWPTKNDLDDIREYESVAYPHTLEEMIEKSIAERKLRESTIREREEAISKKMECLEKWKEELKARVLKKEEAMLAAKARKDRLMEEVRRHFGFKVDPRDDRFKEMLEKKEREEKKLAKEAKRKAKEAKAMARLTEAVAKASIESKD; from the exons ATGTACCTTGCAAATACTTTTCATTGTGTGGTCAAGAAAGGTTATGAACGTTGTTTGTTTaaagctgtgcgccaatttagtaCCGAAGCTGTAGACGATTCGGTAATTCGACAAGCAGGTATTATTGACGACTCTGATGACAGCACAAATTATGAGGAATACATCGAAATGAAGAGAAATAAATCACGTCTGTTACCACAGCATCACAATATATTACACAATAAAGTACCATATTCCAGCAGTAAGGGTTGGTTTCATGATACGGTTAAGTATAAACGTAGGCTTTACGGGCGTTATGGTAGTATTAGTGCTGTCAACCCAGGCGTAATGTGGCCAACTAAGAATGATTTAGATGACATTCGTGAATATGAATCTGTCGCATACCCACATACTCTTGAAGAGATGATTGAGAAAAGTATCGCTGAAAGAAAGTTGAGGGAATCAACTATCAGGGAAAG AGAGGAGGCTATTTCTAAGAAGATGGAATGTTTGGAAAAGTGGAAGGAAGAACTCAAAGCTAGAGTTTTAAAGAAAGAAGAAGCTATGCTTGCTGCAAAG GCGAGAAAGGATCGACTAATGGAAGAAGTCCGTAGGCATTTTGGCTTTAAAGTGGATCCCCGTGATGATCGTTTTAAGGAAATGTTGGagaaaaaggaaagagaagaaaagaaattggcaaaagaagcaaaacgCAAAGCCAAAGAAGCAAAAGCAATGGCAAGGTTAACTGAAGCAGTGGCAAAAGCATCTATAGAGTCAAAAGACTGA